A region of Anguilla rostrata isolate EN2019 chromosome 10, ASM1855537v3, whole genome shotgun sequence DNA encodes the following proteins:
- the sgsm1a gene encoding small G protein signaling modulator 1 isoform X1, translating to MATAMAETEIRQKLLRTVKKEVKQIMEEAVTRKFVHEDSSHIVSFCAAVEACVLHGLRRRAAGFLRSNKIAALFTKVGKGFPPAEELCRKAQALEQIIENKRNQVPLNPESTRKLPKLPNMSPQAIKHLWIRTALIEKVLDKIVLYLVENSSKFYEKEAVLMDPVDGPILASLLVGPCALEYTKMKTADHFWTDPSADELVQRHRIHSAYCRQDSPTKRPALCIQKRHSSSSMDERASPSPSARDYVESLHQNSRATLLFGKNNVLVQPRDDMEAIPGYLSLHQTADIMTLKWTPNQLMNGSVGDLDYERSVYWDYAMTIRLEEIVYLHCHQQVDSGGTVVLVSQDGIQRPPLRFPRGGHLLQFLSCLENGLLPHGQLDPPLWSQRGKGKVFPKLRKRCPQGSSESVSDKEEDEATDYVFRILLPGSQSEFGTPDLMDQGATLWHPTPRKSSCSSCSQSGSSDGGPPNGCNHERAPLKLLCDNMKYQIISRAFYGWLAYCRHLSTVRTHLSALVNHAIVDPDVPYNAYGGLTAEVWQRFMGDCSAYEERELLRLVYFGGVDPTLRKEVWPFLLGHYQFGMSEADRKEVDEQVRACYEQTMSEWLGCEAIVRQREKEQHAAALAKCSSGASMDSSIQKMMHRDSTVSNESSQSCSSDRQSHARLQSDSSSSTQVFESVEEVDQIETEPKGDETKQVPKIPNGALPNGTTSPDSGHPSSRNFSIASGLSDRSLSTEDSGAPEASAKSAAPQQQPPPPQPGPAKAEQAAEASPTSSPPQSTRSQSQPQAQPNGKELQAKDASEKVSKTPGATETEVAKSPKKEEVSVAKPEEVQSPEQEVAKSPKTAEVNVAKPEKVQSPEIEVAKSPKTEEVNVAKPEKVQSPEIEVAKSPKTEEVNVAKPEKVQSPEIEVAKSPKTEEVNVAKPEKVQSPEIEVVKSPKKEEVSIAKPEEVQSPEAEVAKSPKKEEVSIAKSEEVQSPEAEVAKSPEIEVIKSPKGEEVSVPEAEEVKSKSPEAEVTKSPEAERIESPKTEEISVPKSEGVKSPGPEAAKLPETEEVKPSENERAGAPKTEQVKTPEAEEIKSPKTEEVKSLESEVVKSPTIEEVRSPKMEVAKSLESEVKSPETEEVKSPTKEDVRSPKTEDAKSLETEVKSPETEEVKSLKTEEVTAPKTEEPTDVDGEVKSPEVEDVKTQTKTELAQATETEVAVSPETQALRAPDTTEETEQARPSEQEVVEGARETTEVKPPEPEDAKVIEPEVAKAPQTKVGGTPETEEVKTLESNGAEVAEARSPDPEKAKVPEGQDGTPDAQEVKAPDADIFKAFEAEEALVISMASSTIDTSDALLTIESDESPSAIEMEEIPMAKGSIISWDRKGTSMALGSPTGVVGLVLGEGSGSALPVLELRLDQAGEKPSPEGTESVLSEEPEMESLFPQFDSLVVAAEMKNEAVSPVSSIGTTYSQELLDMYTINLHRIEKDVQRCDRNYWYFTPANLEKLRNVMCSYVWQHLEIGYVQGMCDLLAPLLVILDDEAMAFSCFTELMKRMNQNFPHGGAMDTHFANMRSLIQILDSELFELMHQNGDYTHFYFCYRWFLLDFKRELVYDDVFAVWETIWAAKYTSSGHFVLFIALALVEIYRDIILENNMDFTDIIKFFNEMAEHHNIKQILTLARDLVCKVQTLIENK from the exons CCGCTGTGGAGGCGTGCGTGCTGCACGGGCTGAGGCGGCGGGCGGCAGGGTTCCTGCGCAGTAATAAGATCGCCGCGCTCTTCACCAAGGTGGGCAAGGGCTTCCCCCCGGCCGAGGAGCTGTGCCGCAAGGCCCAGGCCCTGGAGCAGATCATCGAGAACAA ACGGAACCAGGTGCCCCTGAACCCCGAAAGCACCCGCAAGCTCCCCAAGCTGCCCAACATGTCCCCCCAGGCCATCAAGCACCTGTGGATCCGCACGGCCCTCATCGAGAAGGTCCTGGACAAAATCGTGCTCTACCTGGTGGAGAACAGCAG CAAGTTCTACGAGAAAGAGGCTGTGCTAATGGATCCTGTGGATGGACCAATCCTTGCCTCTCTGTTAG TCGGGCCCTGCGCGCTGGAGTACACCAAGATGAAGACCGCCGACCACTTCTGGACGGACCCCTCGGCCGACGAGCTGGTCCAGAGGCACAGGATCCACAGCGCCTACTGCCGGCAGGACTCGCCCACCAAGCGGCCCGCCCTCTGC ATCCAGAAGAGACACTCCAGCAGCAGCATGGACGAGCgggcctccccctccccgtccgCCCGGGACTACGTGGAGTCGCTGCACCAGAACTCCAGGGCCACGCTGCTTTTCGGCAAGAACAACGTCCTGGTGCAGCCG AGGGACGACATGGAGGCTATCCCAGGGTACCTCAGTCTCCACCAGACCGCTGACATCATGACCCTGAAGTGGACGCCCAACCAGCTGATGAACGGCTCCGTGGGGGACCTGGATTACGAGAGGAG cgTTTACTGGGACTACGCCATGACCATTCGCCTGGAGGAGATCGTCTATTTGCACTGTCACCAGCAGG TGGACAGTGGGGGTACTGTGGTTTTGGTGAGCCAGGATGGGATCCAGCGGCCCCCGCTTCGCTTCCCCAGGGGGGGCCACCTCCTGCAGTTCCTGTCCTGCCTGGAGAACGGGCTCCTCCCCCACGGCCAGCTGGACCCGCCCCTCTGGTCCCAGAGAGGAAAG ggaaaGGTTTTTCCGAAGTTGCGCAAGCGATGCCCTCAGGGATCCTCGGAGTCGGTCTCGGACAAAGAGGAGGACGAGGCCACGGACTACGTCTTCCGCATCCTTCTCCCCGGCAGCCAGTCGGAGTTCG GTACGCCGGACCTGATGGACCAGGGGGCGACCCTGtggcaccccacccccaggaagtcctcctgctcctcctgctcgcAAAGCGGGTCCTCTGACGGCGGACCGCCCAACGGGTGCAACCACGAGAG GGCCCCTctgaagctgctctgtgataACATGAAGTATCAGATCATTTCCCGGGCTTTCTACGGCT ggctggcCTACTGTCGTCATTTATCCACGGTGCGCACGCACCTGTCCGCGCTGGTCAACCACGCCATCGTCGACCCGGACGTCCCGTACAACGCCTACGGGGGCCTGACGGCGGAGGTGTGGCAGAGGTTCATGGGGGACTGCTCC GCCTACGAGGAACGGGAGCTGCTGCGCCTGGTGTACTTTGGGGGGGTGGACCCCACCCTGCGCAAGGAGGTCTGGCCCTTCCTGCTGGGGCACTACCAGTTCGGCATGTCCGAGGCGGACAGGAAAGAG gTGGATGAGCAGGTGCGGGCCTGCTACGAGCAGACCATGAGCGAGTGGCTGGGCTGCGAGGCCATCGTGCGGCAGCGGGAGAAGGAGCAGCACGCCGCCGCGCTGGCCAAGTGCTCGTCCGGCGCCAGCATGGACAgcagcatccagaagatgatgCACCGCGACTCCACCGTCAGCAACGAG TCCTCCCAGAGCTGCAGCTCAGACAGGCAGAGCCACGCCCGGCTGCAGAGTgactccagcagcagcacacag gTCTTCGAGTCCGTAGAGGAGGTGGATCAGATCGAGACGGAGCCCAAGGGCGACGAGACCAAGCAGGTTCCCAAAATCCCCAACGGGGCCCTGCCCAACGGCACCACCTCGCCCGACTCGGGGCACCCGTCGTCCCGAAACTTCTCCATTGCCTCCGGCCTGTCCGACCGCTCCCTCAGTACGGAGGACAGCGGCGCGCCCGAGGCCTCTGCCAAATCCGCtgccccccagcagcagccgccccccccccagcccgggcCGGCGAAGGCGGAGCAGGCCGCGGAGgcctcccccacctccagccccccccagaGCACCCGGTCACAGTCCCAGCCCCAGGCCCAGCCCAATGGGAAAGAACTCCAGGCTAAGGACGCGTCGGAGAAGGTCTCCAAAACTCCCGGAGCCACAGAAACGGAAGTGGCCAAATCGCCCAAAAAGGAGGAGGTTAGCGTTGCTAAACCAGAGGAGGTACAATCACCTGAGCAAG AAGTAGCCAAATCGCCTAAAACAGCGGAGGTCAACGTTGCTAAACCAGAGAAGGTTCAATCACCTGAAATAGAAGTAGCCAAATCGCCTAAAACAGAGGAAGTCAACGTTGCTAAACCAGAGAAGGTTCAATCACCTGAAATAGAAGTAGCCAAATCGCCTAAAACAGAGGAAGTCAACGTTGCTAAACCAGAGAAG GTACAATCACCTGAAATAGAGGTAGCCAAATCGCCTAAAACAGAGGAAGTCAACGTTGCTAAACCAGAGAAGGTTCAATCACCTGAAATAGAAGTAGTCAAATCACCCAAAAAAGAGGAGGTCAGCATTGCTAAACCAGAGGAGGTACAATCACCTGAAGCAGAGGTAGCCAAATCGCCTAAAAAAGAGGAGGTCAGCATTGCTAAATCAGAGGAGGTACAATCACCTGAAGCTGAGGTAGCcaaatcacctgaaattgaggTGATCAAATCACCTAAAGGAGAGGAGGTCAGTGTTCCTGAAGCAGAAGAGGTCAAGTCAAAATCACCTGAAGCAGAGGTAACCAAATCACCAGAAGCAGAAAGGATCGAATCGCCTAAAACAGAAGAGATCAGTGTTCCTAAATCTGAGGGGGTGAAATCACCTGGGCCAGAAGCAGCCAAATTACCTGAAACAGAGGAGGTGAAACCCTCTGAAAACGAGAGGGCTGGTGCTCCAAAAACAGAGCAGGTCAAGACACCTGAAGCAGAAGAGATTAAGTCACCAAAAACAGAGGAGGTGAAATCACTTGAAAGCGAGGTGGTCAAATCACCTACAATAGAGGAAGTCAGGTCACCTAAAATGGAGGTTGCCAAATCTCTGGAATCAGAGGTCAAATCACCAGAAACAGAAGAGGTAAAATCACCTACAAAAGAGGATGTCAGGTCACCTAAAACAGAAGATGCCAAATCTTTGGAAACAGAGGTCAAATCACCAGAAACAGAAGAGGTGAAATCACTCAAAACTGAGGAGGTCACTGCTCCTAAAACAGAGGAGCCTACAGATGTAGACGGGGAGGTGAAATCTCCTGAGGTGGAAGACGTTaaaactcaaacaaaaacagagttGGCCCAGGCAACGGAAACAGAAGTTGCCGTGTCTCCCGAAACACAAGCCCTCAGAGCTCCGGATACGACGGAGGAGACGGAACAGGCGAGACCTTCAGAACAAGAGGTGGTCGAGGGTGCGAGGGAAACGACAGAGGTCAAACCTCCCGAACCGGAGGACGCCAAGGTCATAGAACCTGAAGTAGCCAAAGCTCCACAAACGAAAGTCGGTGGAACTCCTGAAACCGAAGAGGTGAAAACTCTTGAGTCAAATGGCGCAGAGGTGGCAGAGGCGAGATCTCCAGATCCAGAGAAGGCCAAGGTTCCAGAGGGGCAGGATGGTACGCCAGACGCGCAAGAGGTTAAAGCTCCAGACGCCGACATTTTCAAGGCTTTTGAAGCAGAGGAGGCCCTCGTGATAAGTATGGCCTCCAGCACCATAGATACCAGCGATGCTCTGCTCACCATAGAATCAGACGAGTCTCCGTCCGCCATAGAAATGGAGGAGATTCCCATGGCCAAGGGGTCCATTATCTCGTGGGACAGGAAAGGGACGTCGATGGCCCTGGGGTCGCCGACGGGGGTGGTGGGCTTGGTCCTGGGAGAGGGGTCGGGATCGGCGCTGCCCGTCCTGGAGCTCCGGCTCGATCAGGCGGGGGAGAAGCCCAGCCCGGAGGGGACCGAGTCGGTCCTGTCCGAGGAGCCCGAAATGGAGAGCCTCTTCCCCCAGTTCGACTCCCTGGTCGTCGCCGCGGAGATGAAAAACGAGGCGGTCTCCCCCGTCTCGTCCATCGGGACCACCTATTCc CAAGAGCTGCTGGACATGTACACCATCAACCTGCACCGCATCGAGAAGGACGTCCAGCGCTGCGACAGGAACTACTGGTACTTCACCCCGGCGAACCTGGAGAAGCTGCGCAACGTTATGTGCAG TTACGTCTGGCAGCACTTGGAGATCGGCTATGTGCAGGGCATGTGCGACCTGCTGGCGCCGCTCTTAGTCATTCTGGACGACG aggccATGGCCTTTAGCTGCTTCACAGAGCTCATGAAGAGGATGAACCAGAACTTCCCTCACGGAGGAGCCATGGACACACACTTTGCCAACATGCGCTCCCTCATCCAG ATCCTGGACTCTGAGCTGTTCGAGCTCATGCACCAGAACGGGGACTACACCCACTTCTACTTCTGCTACCGCTGGTTTCTGCTGGACTTCAAGCGAG AGCTGGTGTACGACGACGTGTTCGCCGTGTGGGAGACGATCTGGGCGGCCAAGTACACCTCGTCCGGCCATTTTGTGCTCTTCATCGCCCTGGCCCTGGTGGAGATCTACCGGGACATCATCCTGGAGAACAACATGGACTTCACCGACATCATCAAGTTCTTCAACG AAATGGCCGAGCACCACAATATCAAGCAGATCCTGACTCTGGCACGAGACCTGGTGTGCAAGGTTCAGACGCTCATCGAGAAcaagtga
- the sgsm1a gene encoding small G protein signaling modulator 1 isoform X2 — protein MEEAVTRKFVHEDSSHIVSFCAAVEACVLHGLRRRAAGFLRSNKIAALFTKVGKGFPPAEELCRKAQALEQIIENKRNQVPLNPESTRKLPKLPNMSPQAIKHLWIRTALIEKVLDKIVLYLVENSSKFYEKEAVLMDPVDGPILASLLVGPCALEYTKMKTADHFWTDPSADELVQRHRIHSAYCRQDSPTKRPALCIQKRHSSSSMDERASPSPSARDYVESLHQNSRATLLFGKNNVLVQPRDDMEAIPGYLSLHQTADIMTLKWTPNQLMNGSVGDLDYERSVYWDYAMTIRLEEIVYLHCHQQVDSGGTVVLVSQDGIQRPPLRFPRGGHLLQFLSCLENGLLPHGQLDPPLWSQRGKGKVFPKLRKRCPQGSSESVSDKEEDEATDYVFRILLPGSQSEFGTPDLMDQGATLWHPTPRKSSCSSCSQSGSSDGGPPNGCNHERAPLKLLCDNMKYQIISRAFYGWLAYCRHLSTVRTHLSALVNHAIVDPDVPYNAYGGLTAEVWQRFMGDCSAYEERELLRLVYFGGVDPTLRKEVWPFLLGHYQFGMSEADRKEVDEQVRACYEQTMSEWLGCEAIVRQREKEQHAAALAKCSSGASMDSSIQKMMHRDSTVSNESSQSCSSDRQSHARLQSDSSSSTQVFESVEEVDQIETEPKGDETKQVPKIPNGALPNGTTSPDSGHPSSRNFSIASGLSDRSLSTEDSGAPEASAKSAAPQQQPPPPQPGPAKAEQAAEASPTSSPPQSTRSQSQPQAQPNGKELQAKDASEKVSKTPGATETEVAKSPKKEEVSVAKPEEVQSPEQEVAKSPKTAEVNVAKPEKVQSPEIEVAKSPKTEEVNVAKPEKVQSPEIEVAKSPKTEEVNVAKPEKVQSPEIEVAKSPKTEEVNVAKPEKVQSPEIEVVKSPKKEEVSIAKPEEVQSPEAEVAKSPKKEEVSIAKSEEVQSPEAEVAKSPEIEVIKSPKGEEVSVPEAEEVKSKSPEAEVTKSPEAERIESPKTEEISVPKSEGVKSPGPEAAKLPETEEVKPSENERAGAPKTEQVKTPEAEEIKSPKTEEVKSLESEVVKSPTIEEVRSPKMEVAKSLESEVKSPETEEVKSPTKEDVRSPKTEDAKSLETEVKSPETEEVKSLKTEEVTAPKTEEPTDVDGEVKSPEVEDVKTQTKTELAQATETEVAVSPETQALRAPDTTEETEQARPSEQEVVEGARETTEVKPPEPEDAKVIEPEVAKAPQTKVGGTPETEEVKTLESNGAEVAEARSPDPEKAKVPEGQDGTPDAQEVKAPDADIFKAFEAEEALVISMASSTIDTSDALLTIESDESPSAIEMEEIPMAKGSIISWDRKGTSMALGSPTGVVGLVLGEGSGSALPVLELRLDQAGEKPSPEGTESVLSEEPEMESLFPQFDSLVVAAEMKNEAVSPVSSIGTTYSQELLDMYTINLHRIEKDVQRCDRNYWYFTPANLEKLRNVMCSYVWQHLEIGYVQGMCDLLAPLLVILDDEAMAFSCFTELMKRMNQNFPHGGAMDTHFANMRSLIQILDSELFELMHQNGDYTHFYFCYRWFLLDFKRELVYDDVFAVWETIWAAKYTSSGHFVLFIALALVEIYRDIILENNMDFTDIIKFFNEMAEHHNIKQILTLARDLVCKVQTLIENK, from the exons CCGCTGTGGAGGCGTGCGTGCTGCACGGGCTGAGGCGGCGGGCGGCAGGGTTCCTGCGCAGTAATAAGATCGCCGCGCTCTTCACCAAGGTGGGCAAGGGCTTCCCCCCGGCCGAGGAGCTGTGCCGCAAGGCCCAGGCCCTGGAGCAGATCATCGAGAACAA ACGGAACCAGGTGCCCCTGAACCCCGAAAGCACCCGCAAGCTCCCCAAGCTGCCCAACATGTCCCCCCAGGCCATCAAGCACCTGTGGATCCGCACGGCCCTCATCGAGAAGGTCCTGGACAAAATCGTGCTCTACCTGGTGGAGAACAGCAG CAAGTTCTACGAGAAAGAGGCTGTGCTAATGGATCCTGTGGATGGACCAATCCTTGCCTCTCTGTTAG TCGGGCCCTGCGCGCTGGAGTACACCAAGATGAAGACCGCCGACCACTTCTGGACGGACCCCTCGGCCGACGAGCTGGTCCAGAGGCACAGGATCCACAGCGCCTACTGCCGGCAGGACTCGCCCACCAAGCGGCCCGCCCTCTGC ATCCAGAAGAGACACTCCAGCAGCAGCATGGACGAGCgggcctccccctccccgtccgCCCGGGACTACGTGGAGTCGCTGCACCAGAACTCCAGGGCCACGCTGCTTTTCGGCAAGAACAACGTCCTGGTGCAGCCG AGGGACGACATGGAGGCTATCCCAGGGTACCTCAGTCTCCACCAGACCGCTGACATCATGACCCTGAAGTGGACGCCCAACCAGCTGATGAACGGCTCCGTGGGGGACCTGGATTACGAGAGGAG cgTTTACTGGGACTACGCCATGACCATTCGCCTGGAGGAGATCGTCTATTTGCACTGTCACCAGCAGG TGGACAGTGGGGGTACTGTGGTTTTGGTGAGCCAGGATGGGATCCAGCGGCCCCCGCTTCGCTTCCCCAGGGGGGGCCACCTCCTGCAGTTCCTGTCCTGCCTGGAGAACGGGCTCCTCCCCCACGGCCAGCTGGACCCGCCCCTCTGGTCCCAGAGAGGAAAG ggaaaGGTTTTTCCGAAGTTGCGCAAGCGATGCCCTCAGGGATCCTCGGAGTCGGTCTCGGACAAAGAGGAGGACGAGGCCACGGACTACGTCTTCCGCATCCTTCTCCCCGGCAGCCAGTCGGAGTTCG GTACGCCGGACCTGATGGACCAGGGGGCGACCCTGtggcaccccacccccaggaagtcctcctgctcctcctgctcgcAAAGCGGGTCCTCTGACGGCGGACCGCCCAACGGGTGCAACCACGAGAG GGCCCCTctgaagctgctctgtgataACATGAAGTATCAGATCATTTCCCGGGCTTTCTACGGCT ggctggcCTACTGTCGTCATTTATCCACGGTGCGCACGCACCTGTCCGCGCTGGTCAACCACGCCATCGTCGACCCGGACGTCCCGTACAACGCCTACGGGGGCCTGACGGCGGAGGTGTGGCAGAGGTTCATGGGGGACTGCTCC GCCTACGAGGAACGGGAGCTGCTGCGCCTGGTGTACTTTGGGGGGGTGGACCCCACCCTGCGCAAGGAGGTCTGGCCCTTCCTGCTGGGGCACTACCAGTTCGGCATGTCCGAGGCGGACAGGAAAGAG gTGGATGAGCAGGTGCGGGCCTGCTACGAGCAGACCATGAGCGAGTGGCTGGGCTGCGAGGCCATCGTGCGGCAGCGGGAGAAGGAGCAGCACGCCGCCGCGCTGGCCAAGTGCTCGTCCGGCGCCAGCATGGACAgcagcatccagaagatgatgCACCGCGACTCCACCGTCAGCAACGAG TCCTCCCAGAGCTGCAGCTCAGACAGGCAGAGCCACGCCCGGCTGCAGAGTgactccagcagcagcacacag gTCTTCGAGTCCGTAGAGGAGGTGGATCAGATCGAGACGGAGCCCAAGGGCGACGAGACCAAGCAGGTTCCCAAAATCCCCAACGGGGCCCTGCCCAACGGCACCACCTCGCCCGACTCGGGGCACCCGTCGTCCCGAAACTTCTCCATTGCCTCCGGCCTGTCCGACCGCTCCCTCAGTACGGAGGACAGCGGCGCGCCCGAGGCCTCTGCCAAATCCGCtgccccccagcagcagccgccccccccccagcccgggcCGGCGAAGGCGGAGCAGGCCGCGGAGgcctcccccacctccagccccccccagaGCACCCGGTCACAGTCCCAGCCCCAGGCCCAGCCCAATGGGAAAGAACTCCAGGCTAAGGACGCGTCGGAGAAGGTCTCCAAAACTCCCGGAGCCACAGAAACGGAAGTGGCCAAATCGCCCAAAAAGGAGGAGGTTAGCGTTGCTAAACCAGAGGAGGTACAATCACCTGAGCAAG AAGTAGCCAAATCGCCTAAAACAGCGGAGGTCAACGTTGCTAAACCAGAGAAGGTTCAATCACCTGAAATAGAAGTAGCCAAATCGCCTAAAACAGAGGAAGTCAACGTTGCTAAACCAGAGAAGGTTCAATCACCTGAAATAGAAGTAGCCAAATCGCCTAAAACAGAGGAAGTCAACGTTGCTAAACCAGAGAAG GTACAATCACCTGAAATAGAGGTAGCCAAATCGCCTAAAACAGAGGAAGTCAACGTTGCTAAACCAGAGAAGGTTCAATCACCTGAAATAGAAGTAGTCAAATCACCCAAAAAAGAGGAGGTCAGCATTGCTAAACCAGAGGAGGTACAATCACCTGAAGCAGAGGTAGCCAAATCGCCTAAAAAAGAGGAGGTCAGCATTGCTAAATCAGAGGAGGTACAATCACCTGAAGCTGAGGTAGCcaaatcacctgaaattgaggTGATCAAATCACCTAAAGGAGAGGAGGTCAGTGTTCCTGAAGCAGAAGAGGTCAAGTCAAAATCACCTGAAGCAGAGGTAACCAAATCACCAGAAGCAGAAAGGATCGAATCGCCTAAAACAGAAGAGATCAGTGTTCCTAAATCTGAGGGGGTGAAATCACCTGGGCCAGAAGCAGCCAAATTACCTGAAACAGAGGAGGTGAAACCCTCTGAAAACGAGAGGGCTGGTGCTCCAAAAACAGAGCAGGTCAAGACACCTGAAGCAGAAGAGATTAAGTCACCAAAAACAGAGGAGGTGAAATCACTTGAAAGCGAGGTGGTCAAATCACCTACAATAGAGGAAGTCAGGTCACCTAAAATGGAGGTTGCCAAATCTCTGGAATCAGAGGTCAAATCACCAGAAACAGAAGAGGTAAAATCACCTACAAAAGAGGATGTCAGGTCACCTAAAACAGAAGATGCCAAATCTTTGGAAACAGAGGTCAAATCACCAGAAACAGAAGAGGTGAAATCACTCAAAACTGAGGAGGTCACTGCTCCTAAAACAGAGGAGCCTACAGATGTAGACGGGGAGGTGAAATCTCCTGAGGTGGAAGACGTTaaaactcaaacaaaaacagagttGGCCCAGGCAACGGAAACAGAAGTTGCCGTGTCTCCCGAAACACAAGCCCTCAGAGCTCCGGATACGACGGAGGAGACGGAACAGGCGAGACCTTCAGAACAAGAGGTGGTCGAGGGTGCGAGGGAAACGACAGAGGTCAAACCTCCCGAACCGGAGGACGCCAAGGTCATAGAACCTGAAGTAGCCAAAGCTCCACAAACGAAAGTCGGTGGAACTCCTGAAACCGAAGAGGTGAAAACTCTTGAGTCAAATGGCGCAGAGGTGGCAGAGGCGAGATCTCCAGATCCAGAGAAGGCCAAGGTTCCAGAGGGGCAGGATGGTACGCCAGACGCGCAAGAGGTTAAAGCTCCAGACGCCGACATTTTCAAGGCTTTTGAAGCAGAGGAGGCCCTCGTGATAAGTATGGCCTCCAGCACCATAGATACCAGCGATGCTCTGCTCACCATAGAATCAGACGAGTCTCCGTCCGCCATAGAAATGGAGGAGATTCCCATGGCCAAGGGGTCCATTATCTCGTGGGACAGGAAAGGGACGTCGATGGCCCTGGGGTCGCCGACGGGGGTGGTGGGCTTGGTCCTGGGAGAGGGGTCGGGATCGGCGCTGCCCGTCCTGGAGCTCCGGCTCGATCAGGCGGGGGAGAAGCCCAGCCCGGAGGGGACCGAGTCGGTCCTGTCCGAGGAGCCCGAAATGGAGAGCCTCTTCCCCCAGTTCGACTCCCTGGTCGTCGCCGCGGAGATGAAAAACGAGGCGGTCTCCCCCGTCTCGTCCATCGGGACCACCTATTCc CAAGAGCTGCTGGACATGTACACCATCAACCTGCACCGCATCGAGAAGGACGTCCAGCGCTGCGACAGGAACTACTGGTACTTCACCCCGGCGAACCTGGAGAAGCTGCGCAACGTTATGTGCAG TTACGTCTGGCAGCACTTGGAGATCGGCTATGTGCAGGGCATGTGCGACCTGCTGGCGCCGCTCTTAGTCATTCTGGACGACG aggccATGGCCTTTAGCTGCTTCACAGAGCTCATGAAGAGGATGAACCAGAACTTCCCTCACGGAGGAGCCATGGACACACACTTTGCCAACATGCGCTCCCTCATCCAG ATCCTGGACTCTGAGCTGTTCGAGCTCATGCACCAGAACGGGGACTACACCCACTTCTACTTCTGCTACCGCTGGTTTCTGCTGGACTTCAAGCGAG AGCTGGTGTACGACGACGTGTTCGCCGTGTGGGAGACGATCTGGGCGGCCAAGTACACCTCGTCCGGCCATTTTGTGCTCTTCATCGCCCTGGCCCTGGTGGAGATCTACCGGGACATCATCCTGGAGAACAACATGGACTTCACCGACATCATCAAGTTCTTCAACG AAATGGCCGAGCACCACAATATCAAGCAGATCCTGACTCTGGCACGAGACCTGGTGTGCAAGGTTCAGACGCTCATCGAGAAcaagtga